The Pseudarthrobacter sp. NS4 genome includes a window with the following:
- a CDS encoding DUF3188 domain-containing protein produces the protein MLNEFWATAPTRYKVLVFSAMGLIAVGIILNLVGNTSGNQGLATASLPLIGLGLVLHIAGIVVRGQAIRKNLRR, from the coding sequence GTGCTGAACGAATTCTGGGCCACCGCGCCAACCCGTTACAAAGTCCTGGTTTTCAGCGCGATGGGCCTGATCGCCGTCGGCATCATCCTTAACCTGGTGGGTAACACCAGCGGCAACCAGGGACTGGCCACCGCGTCCCTGCCGCTGATCGGGCTGGGGCTTGTCCTGCACATCGCGGGCATCGTGGTCCGCGGCCAGGCCATCCGGAAGAACCTGCGCCGGTAG
- a CDS encoding UDP-N-acetylmuramate dehydrogenase — MTPTMLSQLTTSAVGGPAGTFIEAGTEAEIIDAVRTADAAGEQVLIISGGSNLLISDDGFPGTVVKIASEGFTVNAEDSCGGVAVVVQAGHNWDKLVEHAVLHAWSGIEALAGIPGSTGATPVQNVGAYGADVSQTIAAVRTWDRGRNAVKTFTNSELRFSYRDSILKQTTVNGSPRYVVLTVEFQLPLGRMSAPIRYAELARSLGVEPGKRAYANDVRREVLRLRASKGMVWNSADRDTYSTGSFFTNPIVPAEVAEALPDSAPRYPAGADGLVKLSAAWLIDQAGFGKGFGLDADSVSGGRAALSTKHTLAITNRGSASAADLVAVAREVRAGVERRFGIELHPEPLLIGLEL; from the coding sequence GTGACTCCCACGATGCTTTCCCAACTCACCACGTCCGCCGTTGGCGGCCCTGCCGGCACTTTCATCGAGGCGGGCACCGAGGCCGAAATCATCGACGCCGTCCGCACGGCCGATGCGGCAGGCGAGCAGGTCCTGATCATCAGCGGCGGCTCCAACCTTCTGATTTCCGACGACGGGTTCCCCGGTACCGTCGTGAAGATCGCCTCCGAAGGGTTCACCGTCAATGCGGAGGACTCCTGCGGCGGCGTGGCGGTGGTGGTGCAGGCCGGCCACAATTGGGACAAGCTGGTGGAACACGCCGTGCTGCACGCCTGGTCCGGAATTGAAGCGCTGGCCGGTATTCCAGGCTCCACGGGTGCCACCCCGGTACAGAATGTGGGCGCTTACGGTGCCGACGTTTCACAGACCATCGCCGCGGTGCGCACCTGGGATCGCGGACGGAACGCCGTGAAGACCTTCACCAATTCAGAGCTCAGGTTCAGTTACCGGGACTCCATCCTCAAGCAGACCACCGTCAACGGCTCGCCCCGCTACGTGGTGCTGACAGTGGAGTTCCAGCTGCCCCTGGGCAGGATGAGCGCGCCTATCCGCTATGCCGAGCTGGCACGGTCGCTGGGGGTTGAGCCCGGCAAGCGCGCCTACGCCAACGACGTTCGCCGCGAGGTCCTGCGGCTGCGCGCCTCCAAAGGCATGGTGTGGAACTCTGCCGACAGGGATACCTACTCCACGGGCTCGTTCTTTACCAACCCCATCGTCCCGGCGGAGGTGGCCGAGGCGTTGCCGGACTCCGCGCCGCGGTACCCGGCAGGTGCTGACGGGCTGGTAAAGCTTTCCGCAGCCTGGCTGATCGACCAGGCCGGCTTCGGCAAGGGCTTCGGCCTGGACGCGGACAGCGTGTCCGGCGGGCGGGCCGCGCTGTCCACCAAGCACACGCTCGCCATCACCAACCGCGGTTCAGCCAGCGCCGCGGACCTGGTGGCCGTGGCACGTGAGGTGCGGGCCGGCGTCGAACGGCGCTTTGGCATCGAGCTGCATCCTGAACCGCTGCTTATCGGCTTGGAACTGTAG
- a CDS encoding winged helix DNA-binding domain-containing protein, giving the protein MAAVVGKRLDRRLMGRLRLASQGLLGAGEPLRSAVDVVRWMTAMQAQDLQAAMWAVGVRMPESGLSQVRAALDAGTIVRSWPMRGTLHLVAPEDLRWMLELTADRLTKGIASRHRELGITWADVEKSRDIALARISTEGPVSRTDLFKAFDAAGQPTQGQRGIHILGTLCRHAWLVQGPLAGNQQLLVAFDDWIPVSPSLDRPAAIAGFLLRYFRSHGPATVRDFAWWTQIPLTEVRSALETIRDGLVELEFVGTGYWMSPETAALLDTGVPGGRSLLLLAGFDEFLLGYTDRSHVLPPGYADKIVPGGNGVFKKTVVAGGEVIGTWAREGMGQRAAVVPELFDPTRPLGPAAQAAFGRAARRYLEFLEK; this is encoded by the coding sequence ATGGCTGCAGTGGTGGGGAAGCGTCTTGACCGCAGATTGATGGGCCGGCTGCGGCTTGCGTCGCAGGGGCTGTTGGGTGCGGGGGAGCCTCTGCGCTCCGCGGTTGATGTGGTGCGCTGGATGACGGCCATGCAGGCGCAGGACCTGCAGGCGGCCATGTGGGCGGTGGGCGTCCGGATGCCGGAGTCAGGCCTTAGCCAAGTACGGGCTGCCCTTGACGCGGGAACGATAGTCCGTTCGTGGCCGATGCGGGGAACCCTCCACCTGGTTGCACCGGAGGACCTGCGCTGGATGCTGGAACTCACCGCGGACCGCCTCACCAAGGGCATCGCCAGCCGGCACCGCGAACTCGGCATTACGTGGGCGGATGTGGAGAAAAGCCGTGACATCGCCCTGGCCAGGATTTCCACGGAAGGCCCGGTCAGCCGCACTGACCTGTTCAAGGCGTTCGACGCCGCCGGCCAGCCTACGCAGGGACAGCGGGGCATCCACATCCTGGGGACCCTGTGCCGGCACGCATGGCTGGTGCAGGGGCCCCTGGCCGGGAATCAGCAGCTGCTGGTGGCCTTCGACGACTGGATTCCCGTTTCCCCCAGCCTCGACCGGCCTGCGGCAATTGCCGGGTTCCTGCTACGTTACTTCCGCAGCCACGGGCCGGCGACCGTCCGCGACTTTGCCTGGTGGACACAGATTCCGCTGACCGAAGTCCGGTCCGCACTGGAAACCATCCGGGATGGACTGGTGGAGCTCGAGTTCGTCGGCACCGGCTACTGGATGTCGCCGGAGACGGCGGCGCTGCTGGATACCGGAGTCCCGGGCGGGCGCTCCCTGCTGCTGCTTGCGGGCTTTGACGAATTCCTCCTGGGGTACACGGACCGGAGTCATGTCCTGCCGCCCGGGTATGCGGACAAAATTGTTCCCGGCGGGAACGGGGTCTTCAAGAAAACTGTCGTGGCAGGGGGAGAGGTGATTGGCACCTGGGCGAGGGAAGGCATGGGCCAGCGCGCCGCCGTCGTACCCGAACTCTTTGACCCGACCCGGCCGCTGGGGCCGGCAGCACAGGCTGCCTTCGGTCGCGCAGCCCGGCGGTACCTGGAGTTCCTGGAAAAGTGA
- a CDS encoding MaoC family dehydratase, translated as MSPSINELTTGQEIGSRAIEVTRTDLVKYAGASGDFNPIHWNEAFATGVELPGVIAHGMFTMGSAVQLVTDWAGDPAAVVDFQTRFTKPVLVTDTTGTQDPGATIEVTGTIGKIDADAGTARVDLAVVSAGQKVLMKAQAVVKLS; from the coding sequence ATGAGCCCCAGCATTAACGAACTCACCACCGGCCAGGAGATCGGCAGCCGTGCCATCGAGGTCACCCGGACCGACCTGGTCAAGTATGCCGGCGCCTCCGGCGACTTCAACCCCATCCACTGGAACGAGGCCTTCGCCACCGGTGTAGAGCTGCCCGGCGTCATCGCCCACGGCATGTTCACGATGGGCTCGGCCGTCCAGCTGGTGACCGACTGGGCAGGCGACCCGGCGGCCGTCGTCGACTTCCAGACCCGCTTCACCAAACCGGTCCTCGTCACCGACACCACCGGAACGCAGGATCCGGGCGCCACCATCGAGGTCACCGGCACCATCGGGAAGATCGACGCCGACGCCGGCACCGCCCGCGTTGACCTGGCGGTCGTTTCCGCAGGGCAGAAAGTCCTGATGAAGGCCCAGGCCGTCGTCAAGCTCTCCTGA
- a CDS encoding MFS transporter gives MVAYAASGLAFASWVSRLPAIRDALDLTPGNVGVLLLCMTLGSFASVTASGLIVLRLGSKRTIRTGSIMVGAGLLLAGFGTSVLASPVVTAAGLAVIGLGTGSWNTASNVEGAAVERAVGRHIMPRLHGAFSLGTVAGAGIGAGAAALSLPVSWHLAAAGAVVAVSVTTAAAWFRADATPVAGERTYAPDNFEDPVTGPIPVIRAGVGPEDAPLDNKRKIAQAWRDRRTLLLGVLVLGLALAEGAAGDWVALALADGHGQTDAAGAAGYGLFVTFMTIGRFAGTLVLDRFGRVLVMRWCAAMAVLGLGLFVFAPAPWLAFVGLAVWGLGASLGFPVGMSAAADDPAKAAARVSVVSTIGYGAFLCGPPLLGLLAEHVGILHSLLGVMVMLVVSFLLSPVARKAA, from the coding sequence ATGGTTGCTTACGCCGCCAGCGGCCTGGCGTTCGCCTCGTGGGTTTCCCGGCTTCCGGCCATCCGTGACGCACTGGACCTCACCCCGGGAAACGTCGGGGTCCTCCTGCTCTGCATGACGCTGGGTTCGTTTGCCTCCGTCACCGCATCCGGGCTGATCGTGCTCCGGCTGGGCTCCAAGCGGACCATCAGGACCGGCAGCATCATGGTGGGCGCAGGCCTCCTGCTGGCCGGTTTCGGCACGTCCGTCCTGGCCAGCCCGGTGGTGACCGCGGCGGGACTGGCCGTCATCGGCCTCGGAACCGGGAGCTGGAACACGGCCTCGAATGTTGAGGGCGCCGCCGTGGAGCGGGCTGTTGGCCGGCACATCATGCCCAGGCTGCACGGCGCCTTCAGCTTGGGTACGGTGGCCGGGGCGGGGATCGGGGCCGGGGCGGCCGCGCTGTCCCTGCCCGTGTCCTGGCATCTGGCGGCAGCCGGGGCGGTGGTCGCCGTCTCGGTGACGACGGCGGCAGCCTGGTTCCGGGCCGACGCTACCCCGGTGGCGGGTGAGCGGACCTATGCCCCGGACAACTTCGAGGACCCCGTTACCGGTCCCATCCCCGTAATTCGTGCGGGAGTGGGCCCGGAGGACGCGCCTCTGGACAACAAAAGGAAAATCGCCCAGGCCTGGCGCGACCGGCGAACCCTTCTCCTTGGCGTGCTGGTGCTGGGGCTTGCACTTGCCGAAGGTGCGGCGGGGGACTGGGTGGCCCTGGCACTGGCTGATGGCCACGGCCAGACCGACGCCGCCGGTGCCGCCGGCTATGGCCTCTTTGTGACGTTCATGACCATCGGGCGGTTCGCCGGGACACTGGTTCTTGACCGCTTCGGTCGGGTACTGGTGATGCGCTGGTGCGCGGCGATGGCTGTGCTGGGCCTTGGCCTGTTTGTTTTCGCTCCGGCTCCCTGGCTGGCCTTCGTTGGGCTCGCGGTCTGGGGCCTCGGCGCGTCCCTCGGCTTCCCGGTGGGCATGTCCGCCGCTGCGGACGATCCTGCCAAGGCCGCGGCCCGGGTTTCGGTGGTGTCCACGATCGGGTACGGGGCGTTCCTTTGCGGTCCGCCGCTCCTGGGACTGCTCGCGGAGCACGTGGGCATCCTGCATTCCCTGTTGGGCGTCATGGTGATGCTGGTGGTGAGCTTCCTGCTGTCGCCGGTGGCCAGGAAGGCCGCCTGA
- a CDS encoding FAS1-like dehydratase domain-containing protein yields MTINPDLQGRSYPAAEVYDVGREKIREFARAVKASHPAHFDVDAAKALGHSDLVAPPTFAIIIAQRADAQLIEDPEAGIDFSRVVHADQRFTHHRPIFAGDRLVAELHVDGVRAMGGGAMITTRSEIFSLGTDDSREPVTTTTSSILVRGEGQ; encoded by the coding sequence ATGACTATCAATCCGGATCTGCAGGGCCGAAGCTACCCTGCCGCAGAGGTTTACGACGTTGGACGCGAGAAAATCCGCGAGTTCGCCCGCGCCGTCAAAGCCAGCCACCCTGCACACTTCGACGTCGACGCAGCCAAGGCCCTGGGCCACAGCGACCTGGTTGCCCCGCCAACCTTTGCGATTATCATCGCCCAGCGCGCCGACGCCCAGCTCATTGAGGATCCGGAAGCCGGCATTGACTTCTCCCGCGTGGTCCACGCCGACCAGCGCTTCACCCACCACCGGCCCATCTTTGCCGGCGACCGCCTGGTGGCCGAACTGCATGTTGACGGTGTGCGCGCCATGGGCGGCGGAGCGATGATCACCACCCGCTCAGAGATCTTCTCCCTTGGCACCGATGATTCCCGAGAGCCTGTCACCACCACCACATCGTCCATCCTGGTCCGCGGAGAGGGACAGTAA